In the genome of Cutibacterium equinum, one region contains:
- a CDS encoding FadR/GntR family transcriptional regulator, with protein MRHIDEEILAGTWVNGSRLPPERELAASLGVSRGAVREAIRALEAQGILTSGTGRGNGTRVDAHPSDAMGRILRLQLALDVVSFADLTETRVALEKAACAAAAKVRAPGPLARATDLLGQMHDAMQPDSFNALDTAFHVALAEAGDNRLMSNLTVAIRKAVHRPILEAEHSLIGWESWRDGLVCDHEEMLTAIENGDPERAAEATEAHIRNAYKTLLVGRD; from the coding sequence ATGCGTCACATTGATGAAGAGATCCTCGCTGGGACATGGGTGAATGGTTCGCGCCTCCCCCCGGAACGAGAGCTCGCCGCCTCCCTGGGCGTCAGCCGGGGGGCCGTCCGGGAAGCCATCCGCGCCCTCGAGGCCCAGGGCATTCTCACCTCGGGCACTGGACGAGGCAACGGGACCCGCGTCGATGCCCATCCTTCCGATGCCATGGGACGCATCCTGCGCCTGCAGCTAGCCCTCGACGTCGTCTCCTTTGCCGACCTCACTGAGACCCGAGTAGCCCTGGAGAAGGCTGCCTGCGCGGCGGCAGCAAAGGTGCGCGCCCCAGGACCCCTGGCGCGAGCCACCGATCTCCTCGGCCAGATGCATGACGCGATGCAGCCGGACTCCTTCAACGCCCTCGACACCGCTTTCCACGTCGCCCTCGCCGAGGCCGGGGACAACCGCCTCATGAGCAACCTGACGGTGGCCATCCGCAAGGCCGTGCACCGCCCGATTCTGGAGGCCGAGCACTCCCTCATCGGATGGGAGAGCTGGCGTGACGGGCTGGTCTGCGATCACGAGGAGATGCTCACCGCGATCGAGAACGGCGACCCGGAGCGGGCAGCCGAGGCCACCGAGGCTCACATTCGCAACGCCTACAAGACCCTCCTGGTTGGACGGGACTGA
- the nifJ gene encoding pyruvate:ferredoxin (flavodoxin) oxidoreductase: MATSSDSRLRTIADGNTAAASVAYRCNELCSIYPITPSSPMAETADEWSAAGRKNIWGDIPTVMEMQSEGGAAGAMHGALQGGALSTTFTASQGLLLMIPNMYKIAGELTSTVFHVAARSLAAQGLSIFGDHQDVMACRQTGFAMLCSSTVQECHDLALISQAATMHSRVPFMHFFEGFRTSHELNVLEMLSDDDIRHFITDDLVHAHRERALSPAHPFIRGTAQNPDTHFQAREAANSYYEKVPGIVQSLMDEFAQVVGRQYHLVEYHGDPEATEVMVCMGSGARTIEHTINHLNSQGHKLGLVELHLFRPFPAAEIVKAIPQTARTVAVLDRTKEPGSNGEPLFLDVLSALSEAHSRGTRATMPIVSGGRYGISSKEFTPGMVAGIAAELELERPRPRFTIGIDDDVTGLSLPWEPLDIEDPKTIRAVFYGMGSDGTVGANKNTIKILGSDPNTYAQGYFVYDSKKSGSRTTSHLRFGPEPIEAPYLISQAGFIGIHAWGILESIDVLTMAREGTTVLVNSPYDADEVWDKLPDTMQRQILDKHLDLWTIDALSVARKVGLRNRTNTILQTCFFAISGVLPKDEAIAKIKDSIQKTYGKKSQQIVEMNHAAVDASLEHLHHVTVPEQMTADHSLIPAVREDSPEFVKNVTARMIEGFGDLLPVSALPDDGTYPAGTTKYEQRTLSDVIATWDPKACIQCGNCAFVCPHGVIRAKYYPQSQLEGAPESFQSAELNAAGLPESCYTLQVVPDQCTGCGLCVEACPAHPVGEPDRKAINLEEHLDKTVQRENVEFFETIPVNDRSRVDFATVRGTQFLEPLFEFSGACSGCGETPYVKLITQLFGDRAEVANATGCSSIYGGNLPTTPWGKNAEGRGPAWSNSLFEDNAEFGLGMRMAANVQTDLAKRRLEEVSDQLDPELVDDLLHSPQLTEHDLQSQQRRVKELQARLADLEQTPAVRDLMSVADHLLRRSVWIIGGDGWAYDIGSGGVDHVLASGRDVNVLVLDTEVYSNTGGQASKSTPLGAVAKFASAGKPTAKKDMAMQAIAYGSVYVARVALGADPQQTLRAFREAEAYPGPSLIIAYSHCIAHGYDLRNGLDQQYKAVHCGHWPLMRYNPVLADEGRNPFLLDSPKPDKTWREYTKLELRYRMLAKAHPEEAERMLDLGQRQVERRYAEYAEMASRTAEDFAVDARMSQFAASSNRA; encoded by the coding sequence ATGGCAACGAGCTCCGACTCCCGCCTCCGCACCATTGCCGACGGCAACACCGCCGCCGCCTCGGTCGCCTATCGCTGCAACGAACTGTGCTCGATCTACCCGATTACCCCGTCCTCCCCGATGGCCGAGACCGCCGACGAGTGGTCTGCCGCCGGACGGAAGAACATCTGGGGCGACATCCCCACCGTCATGGAGATGCAGTCCGAGGGCGGTGCGGCCGGCGCCATGCACGGCGCCCTGCAGGGTGGCGCCCTGAGCACCACATTCACGGCCTCCCAAGGCCTGCTCCTCATGATCCCGAACATGTACAAGATCGCCGGTGAGCTCACCAGCACGGTCTTCCACGTGGCTGCCCGGTCGTTGGCCGCACAGGGTTTGTCGATCTTTGGTGATCATCAGGACGTCATGGCCTGCCGTCAGACCGGATTCGCCATGCTGTGCTCCTCGACGGTGCAGGAATGCCACGACCTGGCCCTCATCAGCCAGGCTGCGACGATGCACTCCCGGGTGCCGTTCATGCACTTCTTCGAAGGCTTCCGCACCTCCCACGAACTCAACGTTCTCGAGATGCTGTCCGACGACGACATCCGTCACTTCATCACTGACGACCTCGTCCACGCCCACCGGGAGCGCGCCCTGTCCCCGGCCCACCCGTTCATCCGCGGCACCGCCCAGAACCCCGACACCCACTTCCAGGCCCGCGAGGCCGCCAACAGCTACTACGAGAAGGTGCCAGGCATCGTCCAGTCGCTCATGGACGAGTTCGCCCAGGTTGTCGGTCGTCAGTACCACCTCGTCGAGTACCACGGCGACCCCGAGGCCACCGAGGTCATGGTCTGCATGGGTTCTGGCGCCCGCACCATCGAGCACACCATCAACCACCTCAACTCCCAAGGGCACAAGCTCGGCCTCGTCGAACTGCACCTGTTCCGTCCCTTCCCAGCCGCCGAGATCGTCAAGGCCATCCCGCAGACCGCCCGCACCGTCGCCGTGCTGGACCGCACCAAGGAGCCTGGTTCCAACGGCGAACCCCTCTTCCTCGACGTGCTGTCCGCCCTGTCAGAGGCCCACTCCCGTGGCACCCGCGCCACCATGCCGATCGTCTCGGGGGGCCGCTACGGCATCTCCTCCAAGGAGTTCACCCCCGGTATGGTCGCCGGCATCGCCGCCGAACTGGAGCTGGAGCGTCCGCGTCCCCGCTTCACCATTGGCATCGATGACGACGTCACCGGCCTGTCCCTGCCGTGGGAGCCCCTCGACATCGAGGACCCCAAGACCATCCGCGCCGTGTTCTACGGCATGGGTTCTGACGGTACCGTCGGCGCCAACAAGAACACCATCAAGATCCTCGGCTCCGACCCCAACACCTACGCCCAGGGCTACTTCGTCTACGACTCCAAGAAATCCGGATCCAGGACGACCTCCCACCTGAGGTTCGGGCCTGAACCGATCGAGGCCCCGTACCTCATCAGCCAGGCGGGATTCATCGGCATCCATGCCTGGGGAATCCTGGAGTCCATCGACGTGCTGACGATGGCCCGCGAGGGCACCACCGTCCTGGTGAACTCCCCCTACGACGCCGACGAGGTGTGGGACAAGCTGCCAGACACCATGCAGCGTCAGATCCTCGACAAGCACCTCGACCTGTGGACCATCGACGCCCTGTCCGTGGCCCGCAAAGTGGGTCTGCGCAACCGCACCAACACCATCCTGCAGACCTGCTTCTTCGCGATCTCGGGTGTGCTGCCCAAGGACGAGGCCATCGCCAAGATCAAGGACTCGATCCAGAAGACCTACGGCAAGAAGTCCCAGCAGATCGTCGAAATGAACCACGCAGCCGTCGACGCATCCCTGGAGCACCTGCACCATGTCACGGTGCCCGAACAGATGACCGCCGATCACAGCCTCATCCCGGCCGTGCGCGAGGACTCCCCGGAGTTCGTCAAGAACGTCACGGCTCGCATGATCGAGGGATTCGGTGACCTGCTGCCCGTCTCGGCCCTACCCGACGACGGCACCTACCCCGCAGGCACCACGAAGTACGAGCAGCGGACGTTGTCCGACGTCATCGCAACATGGGACCCCAAGGCCTGTATCCAGTGCGGCAACTGTGCCTTCGTGTGCCCGCACGGCGTCATCCGCGCCAAGTACTACCCGCAGTCCCAGCTCGAAGGGGCCCCGGAATCCTTCCAGTCCGCCGAGCTCAATGCCGCCGGTCTGCCGGAATCCTGCTACACCCTGCAGGTCGTCCCCGACCAGTGCACCGGGTGCGGCCTGTGCGTCGAGGCCTGCCCGGCCCACCCGGTGGGCGAACCCGACCGCAAGGCCATCAACCTCGAGGAGCACCTCGACAAGACGGTCCAGCGCGAGAACGTGGAGTTCTTCGAGACCATCCCGGTCAACGACCGCTCCCGCGTCGACTTCGCCACCGTGCGCGGCACCCAGTTCCTGGAGCCGCTGTTCGAGTTCTCCGGGGCCTGCTCGGGCTGTGGCGAGACGCCGTATGTCAAGCTCATCACCCAGCTCTTCGGTGACCGCGCCGAAGTGGCCAACGCCACTGGATGCTCCTCGATCTACGGCGGCAACCTGCCGACCACGCCGTGGGGCAAGAACGCCGAGGGCCGTGGCCCGGCATGGTCGAACTCCCTGTTTGAGGACAACGCCGAGTTTGGCCTGGGCATGCGAATGGCCGCCAACGTCCAGACCGACCTGGCCAAGCGTCGTCTCGAGGAGGTTTCCGACCAACTCGACCCCGAGCTCGTCGACGACCTGCTGCACTCCCCCCAGCTCACCGAGCACGACCTGCAGAGCCAGCAGCGTCGGGTCAAGGAACTGCAAGCCAGGCTCGCCGACCTGGAGCAGACCCCGGCGGTGCGCGACCTCATGAGCGTCGCCGATCACCTGCTGCGCCGCTCGGTGTGGATCATCGGTGGTGACGGTTGGGCCTACGACATCGGTTCAGGCGGAGTCGACCACGTACTCGCATCCGGACGCGACGTCAACGTCCTCGTGCTCGACACCGAGGTGTACTCCAACACCGGCGGCCAGGCGTCGAAGTCGACCCCGCTGGGCGCCGTCGCGAAGTTCGCGTCAGCCGGCAAGCCGACCGCCAAGAAGGACATGGCCATGCAGGCCATCGCCTACGGGTCGGTGTACGTGGCTCGCGTCGCCCTGGGAGCCGATCCACAGCAGACCCTGCGGGCCTTCCGCGAGGCCGAGGCCTACCCGGGCCCGAGCCTCATCATCGCCTACAGCCACTGCATCGCCCACGGCTACGACCTGCGCAACGGTCTCGACCAGCAGTACAAGGCGGTTCACTGTGGGCACTGGCCGCTGATGAGGTACAACCCGGTGCTGGCCGACGAGGGACGAAACCCGTTCCTCCTCGACTCCCCCAAGCCCGACAAGACGTGGCGGGAGTACACCAAGCTCGAGCTGCGCTACCGGATGCTGGCCAAGGCTCACCCGGAGGAGGCAGAACGTATGCTGGATCTGGGTCAACGCCAGGTGGAGCGTCGCTACGCCGAGTACGCCGAGATGGCCTCCCGGACTGCCGAGGACTTCGCCGTCGACGCCCGCATGTCCCAGTTCGCCGCTTCATCCAACCGCGCCTGA
- a CDS encoding thiamine-binding protein, with protein MIVAFSLVPSGGRVSREDGGVVDAVAAAVRVVRESGLPNRTSSMFTEIEGSWDEVMDVVKKATEAVGEYGSRVSLVLKADIRPGRTGEMDAKLERLEAELDKELG; from the coding sequence ATGATCGTTGCCTTCAGCCTTGTTCCCAGCGGTGGCCGAGTCTCCCGGGAGGACGGTGGCGTGGTTGACGCCGTCGCTGCCGCCGTGCGGGTCGTGCGCGAGTCTGGCCTGCCCAACCGCACTTCGTCCATGTTCACCGAGATCGAGGGTTCCTGGGATGAGGTCATGGACGTCGTCAAGAAAGCCACTGAAGCCGTGGGGGAGTACGGCTCGCGGGTGTCGCTGGTGCTCAAGGCTGACATCCGCCCCGGACGCACCGGTGAGATGGACGCCAAGCTTGAGCGGTTGGAGGCCGAGCTCGACAAGGAGCTGGGCTGA
- a CDS encoding NAD(P)-binding protein — MPHFQQEEPGMSTDTTTSDTTDHNGYVIRENQDITPRPDLARTTGRVTPTRTRKPVYLDMLPPCNAGCPAGENIQEWLRLIKAHEEEKAWRQLTADNPFPAIHGRVCYHPCEVACNRADLDGAVSIHSVERYLGDLAIEKGWKFIKPAQASGHRVLIIGAGPAGLSAAYHLAMLGHDVEIHDAGDKVGGMMRYGIPEYRLPREVLDAEVERLTDLGIKIVLNHPVNDLMEEKAKGRFDAVFVAIGAHLSKRVDIPTVDASRMVDAVSFLHNVAAGEKPLIGRRVAVYGGGNTAMDAARVAKRLGAEESIVVYRRTAEQMPAHEEEREEAEREGVQMNWLRTITDVGDDLTVEVMELDENGKPRGTGRYEKLEADTVILAVGQDADTGFLHKMPGMRFRNDVVDVNPSTLMTDVPGIFAGGDTVPSERTVTIGVGHGKRAARQIDLWLHRQSGYPTAKNTTVGFNDLNLWYFGDHLRRHQPELDPTQRLGFDEVVGGLDEEQAHFEAGRCLSCGNCFECDGCYGSCPEDAIIKLGKGHRYEFDYDKCTGCATCFDQCPVHAIEMIPEDTDPATVQGSGNPTPGWAVRPEPNPQRSASLKFTVDSEN; from the coding sequence ATGCCGCATTTCCAACAGGAAGAGCCAGGTATGAGCACCGACACCACGACGAGTGACACAACCGACCACAACGGGTACGTCATCAGGGAGAACCAGGACATCACCCCCCGTCCCGATCTCGCCCGCACGACGGGTCGCGTCACCCCAACCCGCACCCGTAAACCCGTCTACCTCGACATGCTTCCTCCGTGTAATGCCGGATGCCCAGCGGGCGAGAACATCCAGGAATGGTTGCGTCTCATCAAGGCCCACGAGGAGGAGAAGGCATGGCGTCAGCTCACTGCCGACAACCCCTTCCCTGCCATCCACGGCCGCGTCTGCTACCACCCCTGCGAGGTGGCCTGCAACCGTGCCGACCTCGACGGGGCCGTGTCCATCCACTCCGTCGAGCGCTACCTGGGTGACCTCGCCATCGAGAAGGGCTGGAAGTTCATCAAACCCGCCCAGGCCTCTGGACACCGCGTCCTGATCATCGGTGCTGGCCCAGCCGGTCTGTCCGCCGCCTACCACCTGGCCATGCTCGGACACGACGTCGAGATCCACGACGCCGGAGACAAGGTCGGCGGCATGATGCGCTACGGCATCCCGGAATACCGCCTGCCCCGCGAAGTCCTCGACGCCGAGGTCGAGCGTCTCACCGATCTGGGCATCAAGATCGTCCTCAACCACCCCGTCAACGACCTCATGGAGGAGAAGGCCAAGGGACGTTTCGACGCCGTCTTCGTGGCCATCGGCGCCCACCTGTCGAAGCGGGTCGACATCCCGACCGTCGACGCATCCCGCATGGTTGACGCTGTGAGCTTCCTGCACAACGTCGCCGCCGGCGAAAAGCCTCTCATCGGTCGTCGCGTGGCCGTCTACGGTGGTGGCAACACCGCCATGGACGCTGCTCGCGTGGCCAAGCGGCTGGGTGCTGAGGAATCCATCGTCGTCTACCGACGCACCGCCGAGCAGATGCCGGCCCACGAGGAGGAGCGCGAGGAGGCCGAGCGCGAGGGCGTCCAGATGAACTGGCTGCGCACCATCACCGACGTTGGTGACGACCTCACCGTCGAGGTCATGGAACTCGACGAGAACGGCAAGCCGCGCGGCACCGGACGGTACGAGAAGCTCGAGGCCGACACCGTCATCCTGGCCGTCGGACAGGACGCCGACACCGGCTTCCTGCACAAGATGCCCGGCATGCGATTCCGCAACGACGTCGTCGACGTCAACCCCTCGACCCTCATGACCGACGTTCCCGGCATCTTCGCCGGTGGCGACACCGTCCCCTCCGAGCGCACTGTGACGATCGGTGTGGGCCACGGTAAGCGTGCCGCCCGCCAGATTGACCTGTGGCTCCACCGTCAGTCCGGCTATCCGACTGCCAAGAACACCACAGTCGGTTTCAACGACCTCAACCTGTGGTACTTCGGCGACCACCTGCGTCGTCACCAACCCGAGCTCGACCCGACCCAGCGCCTCGGCTTCGACGAGGTCGTCGGAGGACTCGACGAGGAGCAGGCCCACTTCGAGGCGGGACGATGCCTGTCCTGCGGTAACTGCTTCGAGTGTGACGGCTGCTACGGCTCCTGCCCCGAGGACGCCATCATCAAGCTCGGTAAGGGCCACCGCTACGAGTTCGACTACGACAAGTGCACTGGATGCGCCACCTGCTTCGACCAGTGCCCGGTCCACGCCATCGAGATGATCCCCGAGGACACCGATCCGGCCACCGTGCAGGGATCGGGCAACCCGACCCCCGGCTGGGCCGTGCGCCCTGAACCCAATCCACAACGGTCAGCTTCGCTGAAGTTCACCGTCGATTCCGAGAACTGA